A single Ignavibacteriales bacterium DNA region contains:
- a CDS encoding HAD-IA family hydrolase — MVKAIVFDLDNTLVDFMRMKSRAIEAAMIAMVDAGLNLTVFEATQQIDKIYKEQGIEYQQVFDLFLQQTLGKIDHKILAAGIVAYRREREAALIPYPHVYSTLNKLIKSGLKLGIVSDAPRREAWLRLAYLNFHHYFDEVVTFEETGQRKPNAAPFLEILRRLKVEPKEALMVGDWAERDILGASGVGMKTAFARYGDTFNTQTHNADYELTDISQILDIIKEKE, encoded by the coding sequence ATGGTAAAGGCAATCGTATTTGATCTTGATAATACCCTAGTTGACTTCATGAGGATGAAAAGCCGGGCAATTGAAGCTGCCATGATAGCTATGGTAGATGCAGGGCTTAATCTTACTGTTTTTGAAGCGACTCAGCAGATTGATAAAATCTACAAAGAACAGGGGATAGAGTATCAGCAGGTGTTTGATTTATTTCTTCAGCAAACCCTCGGAAAAATAGATCATAAAATTCTGGCTGCCGGTATTGTCGCGTACAGACGTGAACGGGAAGCCGCCCTGATCCCATATCCGCATGTATACTCAACACTTAATAAATTAATAAAAAGCGGCTTGAAACTGGGTATCGTCTCAGACGCCCCCCGCAGAGAAGCCTGGCTCAGACTGGCATATTTGAATTTTCATCATTATTTTGACGAAGTTGTGACGTTTGAAGAAACCGGTCAGCGTAAACCCAATGCTGCTCCATTTCTTGAAATCCTCAGAAGACTTAAAGTAGAGCCAAAAGAGGCCTTAATGGTGGGGGACTGGGCAGAAAGAGATATTCTGGGAGCCAGCGGAGTTGGAATGAAAACCGCGTTTGCCCGTTATGGGGATACCTTTAATACCCAAACACATAATGCTGACTATGAACTGACCGACATTTCTCAGATTTTGGATATTATTAAGGAAAAGGAATAG
- a CDS encoding type II 3-dehydroquinate dehydratase, whose translation MKSNLKIGVINGPNLNLIQERDPSHYGNFSLENIRTSLESEFNGVEFSFFQSNLEGELIQYLQENRSVFDGFIVNFGGFSHTSVAIMDALSLISAPKIEVHLSHLAQREDFRQILLTARACDGYISGFKADGYSAAVYILLKLIKKAQ comes from the coding sequence ATGAAAAGCAATCTTAAAATCGGAGTCATTAATGGCCCAAATTTGAACCTGATTCAGGAACGGGACCCCTCTCATTATGGCAATTTTTCGCTGGAAAATATCCGCACAAGTCTTGAATCTGAATTTAACGGGGTGGAGTTTTCGTTTTTTCAGTCGAATCTTGAAGGTGAGCTGATTCAGTATTTACAGGAAAACAGGAGTGTTTTTGATGGATTTATTGTAAACTTTGGGGGTTTCAGCCATACTTCCGTGGCTATCATGGATGCACTTTCCCTCATTTCTGCACCAAAGATTGAGGTTCATCTTTCGCATTTAGCCCAAAGGGAAGATTTCAGGCAGATATTGCTTACAGCAAGGGCTTGTGACGGTTATATTTCCGGATTTAAGGCAGATGGTTACTCTGCCGCAGTGTATATTTTGCTTAAATTGATAAAAAAGGCACAATAA
- a CDS encoding Ppx/GppA family phosphatase — translation MPKIASIDIGTNTALMLISEYNESRFSFFEDYYEIPRIGQGVANSGVISDQKTELLKTVLLNFKKIAEQKGVERFLISGTNAFRIARNSSEVIAKVKSSTNLEIQVLSGEEEARLSYLGATWLNEGENFIVIDIGGGSTELIKGTKNKISQSVSLPLGVVALTESFGRKVPPVFNDMDKLQAEVYKVFKNIPLTVNGDEKVIAVAGTPTTLAAIKAGLTIYDENSIEGFVLKNHELQEFSKVLNNMSSDKILSNYPIVKGREDVITAGNIILSMLGNYLGIKEIQVSTRGLRYGMLFEYIRLHSQT, via the coding sequence ATGCCCAAGATTGCCTCAATTGATATTGGTACAAATACCGCCCTCATGCTGATCTCGGAATATAACGAAAGCAGGTTCTCATTTTTTGAAGACTACTATGAAATCCCAAGGATTGGCCAGGGTGTTGCCAATTCCGGAGTAATTAGTGACCAGAAAACAGAATTACTCAAAACTGTTCTGCTTAATTTTAAGAAAATCGCGGAGCAAAAAGGAGTTGAACGCTTTCTTATTTCCGGGACGAATGCTTTCCGTATTGCCCGAAATAGCAGTGAAGTAATCGCAAAAGTTAAAAGTTCGACAAATCTGGAAATTCAGGTATTAAGCGGCGAGGAAGAAGCAAGACTATCCTATTTGGGCGCTACATGGCTTAATGAGGGAGAGAACTTTATCGTTATAGATATTGGCGGTGGCAGCACCGAACTAATCAAGGGTACTAAAAATAAAATTTCACAGTCTGTCAGCCTCCCTCTCGGGGTTGTCGCGCTCACTGAATCTTTCGGGAGAAAAGTTCCGCCGGTATTTAATGACATGGATAAATTACAAGCTGAAGTGTACAAAGTTTTTAAGAATATACCATTAACTGTTAATGGTGATGAGAAGGTAATTGCAGTCGCCGGAACTCCGACTACTCTTGCTGCTATTAAAGCCGGACTGACTATATATGATGAAAACAGTATCGAAGGATTTGTGTTAAAAAATCACGAACTGCAGGAGTTTTCAAAAGTTCTAAATAATATGAGTTCTGATAAAATTCTAAGCAATTATCCGATTGTTAAGGGAAGAGAAGACGTCATTACAGCCGGAAATATCATACTCTCAATGTTAGGTAATTATCTGGGCATAAAGGAAATCCAGGTAAGCACCAGAGGACTTCGTTATGGTATGCTCTTTGAATATATCAGGTTACATTCTCAAACTTAG
- the nadB gene encoding L-aspartate oxidase yields the protein MATETDVLIIGSGIAGLFTALQCSEFADVILVTKKGSSDSNTNYAQGGIASVFGKEDTFDKHISDTLIAGAGLCDRNSVEMMVREGPDRILELIEIGTQFTYKDGSLHLAKEGGHSASRIVHAKDLTGKEVERSLLEKIAQTPSIRMVENSFAIDLITEHHVYGSKGQNSNCYGAYVHDPVSGKINIIRSKFTLLATGGLGQIYLHTTNPEIATGDGYAMAYRAGAKMANMEFVQFHPTSLYEPDGTRKKNYAFLISEAVRGHGALLRNKNGRLFMSDYDSRKELAPRDIVARAIDAELKKHGDDFVYIDMTHFPKSDITEHFPNIYKKCLELGIDASTDYIPVVPAAHYSCGGIVVDKNSRSSLNRLYAVGEVTMTGVHGANRLASNSLLEALIFGKHAALDIKSRMTETVSNEVIPEWDDSDTITSDEKVLISHAVKELKLLMWNYVGIVRSDLRLQYADRRIMNLLQEVSEIYRRTKVFSGLLELRNLIQTASLIVKGAQMRKESRGLHYNINYPGLPKEQGEYTIQSKFENVT from the coding sequence ATGGCAACTGAAACTGATGTTCTGATTATTGGATCGGGAATTGCCGGCTTATTTACCGCTCTGCAATGTTCTGAATTTGCGGATGTGATTCTGGTAACCAAAAAAGGATCATCTGATTCTAACACGAATTATGCTCAGGGAGGTATTGCATCAGTATTTGGGAAGGAAGATACATTTGATAAACATATCAGCGACACACTGATAGCCGGGGCAGGTCTTTGTGACAGAAATTCTGTTGAAATGATGGTAAGAGAAGGTCCTGATAGGATACTCGAACTTATCGAAATTGGGACTCAGTTTACCTACAAGGATGGCAGTCTTCATCTAGCAAAAGAAGGCGGACATTCGGCTTCAAGAATTGTACATGCTAAGGATCTGACCGGGAAGGAAGTTGAACGTTCGTTACTTGAAAAAATTGCTCAAACTCCATCAATCAGAATGGTTGAAAATTCCTTCGCAATTGATCTTATAACTGAACATCATGTATACGGTTCTAAAGGTCAAAATAGTAATTGCTACGGTGCATATGTTCATGATCCTGTATCAGGTAAAATTAATATCATACGATCGAAATTCACCTTACTGGCAACCGGCGGACTTGGACAGATATACTTGCATACCACCAATCCTGAAATAGCTACCGGTGACGGTTATGCGATGGCTTATCGCGCTGGGGCAAAAATGGCGAATATGGAATTTGTGCAGTTCCATCCGACATCACTATACGAACCTGACGGCACACGCAAGAAAAATTACGCATTCCTGATCTCTGAGGCAGTCAGAGGGCACGGGGCATTGCTGCGTAATAAAAATGGCAGATTATTTATGTCTGATTACGACAGCCGTAAGGAATTAGCACCCAGAGATATCGTTGCACGAGCCATTGATGCTGAATTAAAAAAGCATGGTGACGATTTTGTGTATATCGATATGACGCATTTTCCTAAAAGCGATATCACAGAACATTTCCCGAATATTTATAAAAAGTGTCTTGAACTCGGCATTGATGCCAGCACTGATTACATCCCGGTAGTGCCTGCAGCCCACTATTCCTGCGGCGGGATTGTTGTTGACAAGAATTCGAGAAGTTCACTTAACCGACTATACGCAGTTGGTGAAGTTACCATGACAGGAGTTCACGGCGCAAACAGACTTGCGAGCAATTCGCTTCTTGAGGCTCTTATATTCGGAAAGCATGCTGCTCTGGATATAAAAAGCAGAATGACTGAAACGGTAAGCAATGAAGTAATTCCGGAATGGGACGATAGTGACACCATAACATCCGATGAAAAAGTACTCATTTCTCATGCAGTGAAAGAGTTAAAACTTCTTATGTGGAATTATGTTGGAATAGTAAGGTCGGATCTTCGGCTGCAGTATGCGGACAGAAGAATAATGAATCTGCTTCAGGAAGTCAGTGAGATTTACAGAAGAACAAAAGTTTTTTCCGGTCTGCTTGAGTTACGGAATCTTATTCAGACTGCATCGCTGATTGTAAAAGGAGCACAGATGCGAAAGGAGAGCAGGGGATTGCATTATAATATTAATTATCCCGGTTTGCCTAAAGAGCAGGGGGAATATACTATTCAGTCTAAGTTTGAGAATGTAACCTGA
- a CDS encoding ParB/RepB/Spo0J family partition protein: protein MSKSKLVLGRGLDALIKVQRDIETRHETEPAPAIVTDTNVNFRNLDVELIDPNPFQPRTVFDQKPLDELKVSILKNGLITPVTVRNFNNRYQLISGERRLRAFKEIGYPEIPAYIINVESDDVMLAMALIENIQREKLNPVEIGIAYRRLMEDCGLTQDEIADRVGKDRSTIANSLRILKLPEEIKQKLISEEISMGQARALINLPEKDKQLYVLGRILQDNLSVRKVESLVRELLSGEAHAKKKKKIQTIDGSTVKSYELRDIEDRLKRLLGTKVSCRLKKDGSGEIIIEYYSSQEFEGIVEQLFTITK from the coding sequence ATGAGTAAAAGCAAATTAGTTCTGGGAAGAGGGTTGGATGCCTTAATCAAGGTGCAGCGTGATATTGAAACCCGACATGAAACTGAACCGGCTCCCGCGATTGTAACCGATACAAATGTTAATTTCAGGAATCTTGACGTTGAACTGATAGACCCAAATCCCTTTCAGCCGCGGACAGTTTTTGACCAGAAGCCTCTGGATGAACTAAAAGTTTCAATTCTTAAAAATGGTCTGATTACACCGGTTACAGTCAGAAATTTTAATAACAGATACCAGCTGATATCTGGTGAAAGACGCCTGCGGGCATTTAAGGAAATCGGGTATCCCGAGATTCCTGCATATATCATCAATGTTGAATCTGATGATGTTATGCTTGCGATGGCACTCATCGAAAACATTCAGAGGGAAAAACTTAATCCTGTTGAAATTGGAATCGCTTATCGCCGACTGATGGAAGATTGCGGCCTTACGCAGGATGAAATAGCAGACAGAGTTGGAAAAGACCGTTCAACTATTGCCAATTCACTCAGGATACTGAAACTCCCTGAAGAGATAAAACAAAAACTTATTTCCGAAGAAATTTCCATGGGGCAGGCAAGAGCTCTTATTAATTTACCTGAAAAGGATAAGCAGCTTTATGTCCTTGGTAGAATCCTTCAGGATAACCTCTCAGTGCGGAAAGTTGAATCGCTTGTAAGAGAACTTCTATCAGGGGAGGCGCATGCAAAGAAAAAGAAAAAAATTCAGACCATTGATGGCAGCACTGTCAAATCATATGAATTAAGGGATATTGAAGATCGTTTGAAACGCTTATTGGGAACTAAAGTAAGCTGCAGATTAAAAAAAGATGGTTCAGGTGAGATTATCATTGAATATTACTCATCCCAGGAGTTTGAAGGAATTGTTGAACAACTATTTACAATTACGAAGTAG
- a CDS encoding ParA family protein — MGKIIAIANQKGGVGKTSTSINLAASLAAAEKKILLIDIDPQANSSSGIGIHDSESTIYEVLIGKKQAEKTIIRSIMPFMDLIPSSIDLVGAEIELVDMEDRERRLSFALKDLAPAYDFILIDCPPSLSLLTLNALTAANSVLIPVQCEYFALEGLGALLNTINIVKQNLNKQLTIEGVLLTMFDQRLRLSTQVSDEVKKYFGDKVFNAIIHRNVRISEAPSHGKPILLYDAMSIGARDYLSLAEEILTRNNMK; from the coding sequence ATGGGCAAAATAATTGCCATAGCAAATCAAAAAGGGGGTGTAGGTAAAACATCTACATCCATCAATCTTGCTGCATCCCTGGCCGCGGCTGAGAAGAAGATCCTCCTTATTGACATAGACCCTCAGGCGAATTCCTCTTCCGGAATCGGAATTCATGACTCTGAATCTACGATTTATGAAGTCCTGATTGGAAAAAAACAGGCAGAAAAAACCATAATACGATCAATTATGCCGTTTATGGATTTAATTCCTTCCTCAATAGACCTCGTCGGAGCTGAAATTGAACTGGTTGATATGGAAGATAGAGAAAGACGGCTTTCTTTTGCTTTGAAGGACCTTGCGCCGGCCTATGATTTTATCCTTATTGACTGTCCTCCATCTCTCTCATTACTGACGCTGAATGCTCTGACTGCAGCTAATAGCGTTCTGATACCTGTTCAGTGCGAATATTTCGCGCTTGAAGGGCTTGGTGCACTTCTTAACACCATTAATATCGTTAAACAGAATCTTAATAAGCAGCTTACCATTGAGGGAGTTCTTCTTACGATGTTTGATCAGAGACTTCGTCTTTCGACACAGGTATCAGACGAGGTAAAAAAATATTTCGGGGATAAAGTGTTTAATGCAATAATTCACAGAAATGTCCGTATTTCTGAAGCGCCAAGTCACGGCAAACCCATTCTGCTTTACGACGCTATGTCAATAGGGGCAAGAGACTACCTGAGCCTGGCTGAAGAAATTCTTACCAGAAATAACATGAAGTGA
- a CDS encoding glycosyltransferase family 2 protein, with product MSHQGEANCFKLTWYVTLSDKIVAIIPCYNEENTIGELLKRTLPLVDQIIVINDGSTDNTVKRIPNESKITLIAREVNRGKGYSLNEGFREAAKFGSEIVVTLDGDLQHQPELIPDFVEALKHSDIVIGKRKKTGSQMPVHRRLSNFLTSLLVNIKTGYRLHDSQSGFRGYRLNRIIDILPEAPGYEAETEILINASRKGLTVSEVEIPTIYTEFPSKMNYIQAIRGFLRVILQ from the coding sequence ATATCGCACCAAGGGGAAGCCAATTGCTTCAAATTAACCTGGTATGTAACTCTGTCCGATAAAATAGTTGCTATAATACCTTGTTATAATGAGGAAAACACAATCGGTGAATTACTCAAAAGAACCCTTCCTTTGGTCGATCAGATTATTGTGATTAATGATGGCTCTACTGATAACACAGTAAAAAGAATTCCAAATGAAAGCAAGATTACACTCATAGCAAGAGAGGTGAACAGAGGAAAAGGGTATAGTCTCAATGAAGGTTTCAGGGAAGCAGCCAAATTTGGTTCAGAAATCGTTGTAACTCTTGATGGAGATTTACAGCACCAGCCCGAATTGATTCCCGATTTTGTTGAGGCGCTAAAACACTCAGATATTGTCATCGGAAAGAGGAAGAAAACAGGAAGCCAAATGCCTGTCCACAGAAGGTTAAGCAATTTTCTCACTTCTCTTTTAGTGAACATCAAGACGGGATACCGGCTTCATGACAGTCAGTCAGGATTCAGAGGTTACCGCCTGAACAGGATTATAGATATTTTACCCGAAGCCCCAGGGTATGAAGCAGAAACTGAAATTCTAATCAATGCTTCGAGAAAAGGATTAACAGTATCTGAGGTAGAAATTCCTACGATTTACACTGAGTTTCCAAGTAAAATGAACTACATTCAGGCAATACGTGGCTTTTTAAGGGTTATTCTACAGTAA
- a CDS encoding TIGR00159 family protein: MFDIFRIGFLNVTLLDLIDIAIVTFIIYKLYTLLRGTIAAQIFLGLLVVLFLSFGAQLINLKALSWLLKFITDIWIIAFIILFQPEIRRLLVFVAKSPFLRFGLKSESSEVPDIVTDAAFEMAQFQHGALIVLNKSSGIRGFSETGELLNAKVTKNLLRSIFYPRSPLHDGAVIIKNDIVEAARATLPLSTITLVNGETLGMRHRAGLGISEVADVISVIVSEETGSISVADDGKLYRGLSRDALRNRLLAVYRTKGKPIASN, encoded by the coding sequence ATGTTTGATATTTTCAGAATAGGATTTCTTAATGTTACATTGCTTGATCTTATTGATATAGCAATTGTAACGTTTATCATATATAAACTTTATACCCTGCTCCGTGGTACAATAGCCGCTCAGATTTTTCTTGGACTACTGGTGGTTCTGTTTCTTTCGTTCGGAGCACAGTTAATAAACCTTAAAGCGCTGAGCTGGCTTCTTAAGTTTATTACAGATATCTGGATCATTGCGTTCATTATTCTTTTCCAGCCGGAAATCAGGCGATTGCTGGTATTTGTTGCTAAAAGTCCGTTCCTCCGATTTGGTCTGAAATCTGAAAGCTCAGAGGTACCTGATATTGTGACTGATGCTGCTTTTGAGATGGCTCAGTTCCAGCATGGGGCATTAATTGTTCTGAATAAATCAAGCGGAATCAGGGGATTCAGCGAAACAGGTGAACTATTGAACGCAAAAGTTACAAAGAACCTGCTCCGCTCAATATTTTATCCCCGTTCACCGCTTCATGACGGCGCAGTTATTATTAAAAATGACATTGTGGAAGCTGCACGGGCTACGTTGCCTCTTTCTACGATCACACTGGTTAACGGAGAAACCCTGGGGATGAGGCACCGGGCTGGTCTTGGAATATCAGAAGTCGCTGATGTAATTAGTGTTATCGTTTCCGAGGAAACAGGGAGTATTTCCGTTGCTGATGATGGCAAACTTTACCGAGGGCTTTCAAGGGATGCCTTAAGAAACCGACTTCTTGCGGTATATCGCACCAAGGGGAAGCCAATTGCTTCAAATTAA
- the folP gene encoding dihydropteroate synthase, with product MNKPNNRKIEIMGILNCTPDSFSDGGRFMNIDALKSRIDEIASDETDIIDIGGESSRPGAQQVPVDEEWRRIEPAILYCKKNYPNLKISIDTVKSEIAVRSIDAGADIINDISGGDYDPLMVNSLSKTGIPIIIMHMKGTPLTMQNNPVYQNVITEISEYLAAKISICDSLNVKVYAVDPGIGFGKTPEHNRLILNNLDRFTSFNLPLLIGISRKSLFKSLFDLEVTERDIPSALLESMLLFKGASIIRTHNTRNGYYIKKLFGYLGH from the coding sequence ATGAACAAGCCGAATAATCGTAAAATTGAAATAATGGGTATACTCAACTGTACGCCTGATTCTTTCAGCGATGGCGGCAGGTTTATGAATATTGATGCACTAAAGAGCAGAATTGATGAAATAGCATCGGACGAGACTGATATTATTGATATCGGCGGAGAATCATCCAGACCGGGAGCACAGCAAGTGCCGGTTGATGAGGAGTGGAGACGGATAGAACCTGCGATTTTATATTGCAAAAAGAATTATCCAAATCTAAAAATTTCAATTGATACGGTTAAATCAGAAATAGCGGTTCGATCAATTGATGCCGGAGCAGATATTATAAACGATATTTCCGGTGGCGATTATGATCCATTAATGGTAAATTCTCTGAGTAAGACAGGTATTCCGATAATCATTATGCATATGAAAGGGACACCCCTTACTATGCAGAATAATCCCGTTTATCAGAATGTGATAACTGAAATATCTGAATATCTTGCAGCAAAGATTTCGATCTGTGATTCGTTAAATGTTAAGGTTTATGCCGTAGATCCGGGTATAGGATTTGGTAAAACTCCAGAGCATAACAGGTTGATTCTGAATAATTTAGATAGATTTACCTCTTTTAATCTTCCGCTGCTTATCGGCATATCCCGTAAGTCTTTGTTCAAGTCACTTTTCGATCTGGAAGTAACAGAACGCGATATACCTTCTGCACTATTGGAAAGTATGCTCCTGTTTAAGGGAGCCTCTATCATACGTACACATAATACCAGAAATGGCTATTACATAAAAAAACTATTCGGGTATCTCGGGCATTAA
- the nagA gene encoding N-acetylglucosamine-6-phosphate deacetylase has product MSIALVGGRIITPFRIVKNGTIIIEDGQIAELGKVADVDIPANSRVIDVSGYTVAPGFVDLLVHGGGGYGFADQSLESIKNASEYFLRHGSTTLLASLYAKPTEQLLGDLRRVAQFIRENPNSNVYGIHMEGPYLNPELKGAMNEGYLWKPSVESWEAMWEASEGNIKIMTIAPELPGALEVMRAAAKKGVVLSIGHSTASYEQIELAIDNGAAHVTHIFNAMKPFHHRTPGVVLGALLRNELKIELIADTLHVHPAVMELLLKLKGANGIILITDSIRAGGMHEGEYEFADQKVFMKDKKAYLADGTLAGSTLTLNLAIKHLMETAGARITDAIRMASLNGAKVLNIENKKGILAVGKAADITVLNDHYDVVMTVLNGEIRHQKNSN; this is encoded by the coding sequence ATGAGCATAGCATTAGTTGGCGGAAGAATAATAACGCCTTTCAGAATAGTAAAAAACGGAACTATCATTATAGAAGATGGTCAGATTGCAGAACTTGGTAAAGTTGCTGATGTTGATATCCCTGCCAACAGCCGGGTAATTGATGTGAGCGGATATACCGTGGCTCCAGGTTTTGTTGATCTCCTTGTCCATGGCGGCGGCGGTTACGGATTTGCTGACCAGTCACTTGAAAGTATTAAAAATGCTTCTGAATATTTCCTCAGACATGGCTCAACAACATTACTTGCATCCCTCTACGCCAAGCCCACGGAACAATTATTGGGCGATCTCAGAAGAGTAGCTCAGTTTATAAGAGAAAATCCTAATTCCAATGTATATGGGATACACATGGAAGGACCATATCTGAATCCGGAGCTCAAAGGAGCAATGAACGAAGGGTACTTATGGAAGCCAAGTGTTGAATCCTGGGAAGCAATGTGGGAGGCTTCTGAGGGTAATATAAAGATTATGACCATTGCACCTGAATTACCTGGTGCACTTGAGGTTATGAGAGCTGCAGCAAAAAAAGGAGTTGTTCTTTCTATTGGCCATTCAACCGCTTCGTACGAACAGATAGAACTTGCTATTGATAACGGGGCAGCTCATGTTACGCATATTTTTAATGCAATGAAACCATTCCATCATCGAACTCCTGGTGTTGTGCTTGGGGCACTGCTGCGTAATGAACTAAAGATCGAACTTATTGCCGATACGCTTCATGTTCATCCGGCGGTTATGGAATTACTGCTAAAACTAAAAGGAGCAAATGGAATCATCCTGATAACTGATTCCATCAGAGCAGGCGGTATGCATGAAGGAGAGTATGAGTTTGCAGATCAGAAAGTGTTTATGAAAGATAAGAAAGCGTATCTTGCAGATGGAACACTTGCAGGGAGCACACTCACACTTAATCTTGCTATTAAACATCTGATGGAAACTGCCGGAGCACGCATAACCGATGCAATTAGAATGGCTTCACTGAATGGGGCAAAAGTCTTAAACATAGAGAATAAGAAAGGTATTCTTGCAGTAGGAAAAGCAGCAGATATTACCGTGCTTAATGACCATTATGATGTTGTTATGACAGTTCTCAATGGTGAGATACGTCATCAGAAAAATTCTAATTAG
- the rpe gene encoding ribulose-phosphate 3-epimerase — translation MIAPSLLSADFSNLAKSIRHVELGGADLIHCDVMDGRFVPNISFGPMIISAAQRCTKIPMDVHLMIVQPEEHLESFLRLKPEFLTFHIEASVHADRTVQRIKESGVKAGLSLNPSTHISAIEYLLEKIDLVLVMSVNPGFGGQKFIDYTLRKTEWLAAFREKHGLTFKIEMDGGIGESNIKELQSAGCDIFVAGSSIFSDDNPTAATMRLKKLLNYEGNTIK, via the coding sequence ATGATAGCTCCATCTCTATTATCTGCAGATTTTTCAAATCTTGCAAAGTCCATTCGTCATGTTGAATTAGGCGGAGCTGATCTCATCCATTGTGATGTCATGGATGGAAGATTCGTACCCAACATCAGTTTTGGACCCATGATTATCAGTGCTGCTCAACGATGCACAAAAATACCGATGGATGTCCATTTGATGATCGTTCAGCCAGAGGAGCATCTTGAATCTTTCCTTAGGCTTAAACCAGAGTTCCTTACCTTTCATATCGAGGCATCAGTCCATGCTGACAGGACAGTCCAACGAATAAAAGAATCTGGTGTAAAGGCAGGTCTTTCCCTCAATCCATCCACACACATTTCTGCTATTGAATATTTACTGGAGAAAATTGATCTAGTTCTTGTAATGTCAGTTAATCCGGGGTTCGGTGGACAGAAATTTATTGATTACACGCTCAGGAAGACTGAATGGCTTGCAGCGTTTCGTGAAAAACATGGACTAACATTTAAAATTGAGATGGACGGAGGGATAGGGGAGAGCAATATAAAGGAGCTTCAGTCAGCCGGATGCGATATATTTGTTGCCGGGTCATCTATTTTTAGTGATGATAATCCGACTGCTGCAACCATGAGATTGAAAAAATTATTGAATTATGAAGGAAATACCATAAAATGA
- a CDS encoding PASTA domain-containing protein, which produces MKINSQFLLKLLYFLGTFGIILLILNFFFFPWYVSSEIRTVPKVEGLQIEKAKQILTEAGLTPIVSDTMAQPRKEAGLVLNQRPKQGEQVKDGRRVHLVVSGGAQRVLVPDLLGKTINEAKLALERMNLELGSIEIVEIVENKDKILSQQYPAGTFLKEGTKVGISVSKGELPGSIEVPILAGKLLSEAEAILRQINLKVGKINFQPSFQLAPNTIIDQYPAAGTKLNPGDAVELFVTKESQLRDETGQD; this is translated from the coding sequence ATGAAGATTAATAGTCAGTTTTTGTTAAAACTTCTCTACTTTTTGGGGACTTTCGGTATTATTCTCCTCATCCTGAACTTTTTCTTTTTCCCCTGGTATGTGAGTTCTGAAATCAGAACGGTCCCTAAAGTTGAGGGCCTCCAGATAGAAAAAGCTAAACAGATTCTGACTGAAGCCGGACTTACTCCCATTGTAAGTGATACTATGGCTCAGCCCAGAAAGGAGGCAGGTTTGGTTCTAAATCAACGTCCGAAGCAGGGTGAGCAGGTTAAGGACGGAAGAAGGGTTCATCTGGTTGTGAGCGGAGGAGCCCAGAGAGTATTGGTGCCTGATTTACTGGGTAAAACTATAAATGAGGCAAAACTAGCTCTTGAAAGAATGAACCTGGAACTTGGATCAATAGAAATAGTCGAGATCGTTGAAAATAAGGATAAAATTCTCTCACAACAGTATCCGGCCGGGACTTTCTTAAAAGAGGGTACCAAAGTTGGCATTTCAGTAAGTAAAGGGGAGTTGCCTGGCAGTATTGAGGTTCCGATTTTGGCAGGAAAGCTCCTTTCTGAAGCAGAAGCCATTCTAAGACAAATAAACTTAAAGGTTGGTAAAATCAATTTCCAGCCATCGTTTCAATTGGCACCGAATACCATAATTGATCAGTATCCTGCCGCAGGCACTAAACTTAATCCGGGTGACGCTGTTGAATTATTCGTAACAAAAGAATCACAATTGCGTGATGAAACCGGACAGGATTAA